The following coding sequences lie in one Spirosoma sp. KUDC1026 genomic window:
- the rplS gene encoding 50S ribosomal protein L19 → MSELIKLVEADNAQRRAELPNFRAGDTVNVHVKIREGNKERIQVFTGTVIQRRNPSSGGETFTVRKVSNGVGVERIFPLLSPNVDKVEVVRMGKVRRARLFFLRGRQGKAARLKERKPKVKVAAAA, encoded by the coding sequence ATGAGCGAGTTAATTAAATTAGTGGAGGCAGACAACGCGCAGCGTCGCGCCGAACTGCCTAATTTCCGGGCGGGCGATACGGTGAACGTTCACGTCAAAATCCGCGAAGGAAATAAAGAGCGTATTCAGGTATTTACGGGCACGGTTATTCAGCGCCGGAACCCAAGCAGCGGTGGCGAAACGTTCACCGTGCGGAAAGTATCGAACGGTGTTGGTGTGGAGCGGATTTTCCCGCTGCTGTCGCCAAACGTTGACAAAGTTGAAGTTGTACGGATGGGTAAAGTTCGCCGGGCTCGGTTGTTCTTCCTACGTGGCCGTCAGGGTAAAGCTGCTCGTCTGAAAGAGCGTAAGCCAAAAGTTAAAGTAGCAGCAGCGGCTTAA
- a CDS encoding NAD(P)H-hydrate dehydratase, which produces MKILNVDQIHALDQSTIKNEPIAPLNLMERAALAFVDWFVSNFPSTTATKIFCGLGNNGGDGLAIARLLLEREYPVDVFVVRYAPRESDDFMHNHRRLKLITENVHYLEYSRDIPPIRHNDVIIDAILGSGLSRPTEGIVKYTIEAINRAPAMVVSVDIASGLYTDKPNAKGDTIIEPDHTVTFQLPKLAFLLPSNGKYVGDWHTVDIRLHKRYIDLAPTPYFYTQPHEARLLLHKRDRYSNKGSFGKALLFVGSYGKIGAAVLSARACLRSGVGLLTVQTPGCGYSVLQTAVPEAMCRPDTNEHVLTGASEVDTPPPADYTTVGIGPGIGTADETLAMLRELLPGLKKPMVVDADALNLLSKNREMLEQLPPNSILTPHPKEFERLTSTWTDDYQKLAMLREFAQKYKVVVVLKGAHTAVATPNGEVHFNSTGNPGLSTGGTGDVLTGVLTALLAQGYDPVEAAVLGVYAHGLAGDRVASQHGQIGMTASDIVDALRWN; this is translated from the coding sequence ATGAAAATCCTCAATGTCGACCAGATTCACGCGCTCGATCAATCGACCATCAAAAATGAACCCATTGCCCCCCTGAATTTAATGGAGCGGGCTGCCCTCGCTTTTGTCGATTGGTTCGTCAGTAACTTCCCCAGCACCACCGCCACCAAGATCTTCTGCGGCCTAGGAAATAACGGGGGGGATGGCCTGGCGATTGCCCGTCTGCTGCTGGAGCGGGAATACCCCGTCGACGTTTTTGTGGTTCGTTACGCCCCGCGCGAGTCCGACGACTTCATGCATAACCACCGGCGGCTCAAGCTCATTACAGAGAACGTTCATTACCTGGAATACTCGCGCGACATTCCACCCATTCGTCATAACGACGTCATCATCGATGCGATCCTGGGTTCTGGTTTATCCCGCCCCACCGAAGGCATCGTCAAGTACACGATCGAAGCCATTAACCGGGCGCCAGCGATGGTCGTGTCGGTTGATATTGCCAGCGGCCTGTATACTGACAAACCCAACGCAAAGGGTGATACGATTATTGAACCCGACCATACCGTTACGTTTCAGCTGCCCAAGCTGGCCTTTCTGCTGCCATCGAACGGTAAGTATGTTGGCGACTGGCATACGGTCGATATCCGATTGCATAAACGCTACATCGACCTGGCCCCCACGCCTTATTTTTATACCCAACCGCACGAAGCCAGGCTATTGCTCCACAAACGCGACCGCTACTCGAACAAAGGTTCGTTTGGTAAAGCGCTGCTTTTTGTGGGGAGTTACGGAAAGATAGGAGCGGCTGTTCTCTCGGCTCGGGCCTGCCTGCGTTCGGGGGTTGGTTTACTTACGGTCCAGACGCCGGGTTGTGGTTATTCCGTCCTGCAAACGGCCGTTCCGGAAGCTATGTGCCGCCCCGACACGAACGAGCATGTCCTGACGGGGGCCAGTGAAGTAGACACTCCCCCCCCGGCTGACTACACAACGGTAGGCATTGGCCCCGGCATTGGAACCGCCGATGAAACGTTAGCGATGCTCCGTGAGCTGCTGCCCGGTCTGAAAAAGCCAATGGTTGTTGATGCCGATGCGCTGAACCTGCTGTCGAAGAACCGGGAAATGCTGGAGCAGCTTCCGCCCAACAGCATACTGACCCCCCACCCCAAAGAATTCGAACGTCTGACTAGCACCTGGACAGACGATTATCAGAAACTGGCCATGCTGCGCGAGTTTGCGCAGAAATACAAGGTCGTAGTTGTGCTGAAAGGCGCCCATACAGCCGTTGCTACGCCCAATGGTGAAGTGCATTTCAATAGCACGGGTAATCCTGGCCTGAGCACAGGTGGCACTGGCGACGTCTTAACGGGCGTATTGACAGCTTTGTTAGCGCAGGGATACGACCCAGTTGAAGCGGCAGTGCTGGGCGTGTATGCACACGGGCTGGCAGGAGACCGGGTAGCGAGCCAGCACGGCCAGATCGGTATGACAGCCTCGGATATTGTTGACGCCTTACGCTGGAATTAG
- the feoB gene encoding ferrous iron transport protein B: protein MKSSPTIALIGNPNAGKSSLFNQLTGLRQKTGNFPGVTMDRKSGTWAVNEQISTTVVDFPGIYSVYPKSLDEQLVTDILANPGHPDYPDVIIVVVDASNLHRNLLLFTQVADLGVPTVLALNMLDVAREQEKDVNATRLAMRLGVPVARINARTGEGVDSLKKAVQGQLTEPIYAEKLFFDPADEARSLIEETRESYHLDNNYLTLQYLIQHDGFTFLNQEQRVGLDALIDRHQFQETPFQANETITRYKRIATIVAEAVTEKRPRNQVTWTQKLDRVLLHPVWGYAIFALILLLIFQAIFAWAEPFMDAIDSGVAWLNGELKSRLPGGPLTDLLTDGILAGIGGILVFIPQIAFLFLLVSLLEESGYMSRVMVIMDRIMRKFGLNGRSVVPLISGVACAVPAIMTTRSIGTRRDRLITILVTPLMSCSARLPIYTIFIALVVPNQRVLGIFNLQGFALMGLYLLGLVSALLSAAVLKLILRTKERSFFIMELPTFKLPRWNHVGITVWDSVRSFVWEAGRVILAISIVLWVLASYGPGNSMQQAEDRVRQENKTLADEDLQNYIASERLESSYAGRFGHFIEPVIKPLGYDWKIGIALLSSFAAREVFVGTMSTIYSIGDGDEEGVTIRERLKQERNPETGGPMYTTAVAWSLLIFYVFAMMCMSTLAATQRETRSWTWPAVQLAFMMVLAYVSAFATYQILR, encoded by the coding sequence TTGAAATCGTCGCCTACCATCGCCCTCATTGGTAATCCCAATGCGGGAAAATCGTCTTTATTTAACCAACTGACGGGCCTGCGTCAGAAAACAGGAAACTTCCCCGGCGTCACCATGGACCGCAAGTCCGGTACGTGGGCGGTGAATGAACAGATCAGCACGACCGTTGTCGATTTTCCCGGTATCTATTCCGTTTACCCCAAGTCTCTCGACGAACAGCTCGTAACGGACATCCTGGCCAATCCAGGTCATCCTGATTATCCGGACGTTATCATCGTTGTCGTTGACGCATCAAACCTGCACCGAAACCTGTTGCTGTTTACGCAGGTTGCCGATCTGGGCGTGCCGACGGTACTGGCCCTGAACATGCTCGATGTAGCCAGGGAACAGGAGAAAGACGTCAACGCGACCCGGCTGGCCATGCGCTTGGGCGTGCCGGTCGCCCGGATCAACGCCCGGACCGGAGAGGGGGTCGATTCGCTGAAAAAAGCGGTGCAGGGACAATTAACCGAGCCCATCTACGCTGAGAAACTATTTTTTGATCCTGCCGACGAAGCCCGTTCGCTGATCGAGGAAACCCGCGAATCCTATCATCTGGATAACAACTATCTGACCCTGCAGTATCTGATTCAGCACGACGGTTTTACGTTCCTGAATCAAGAGCAACGGGTAGGTTTGGACGCTCTTATCGACCGGCACCAGTTTCAGGAAACGCCGTTTCAGGCTAACGAAACCATTACGCGCTACAAACGTATTGCCACTATTGTTGCCGAGGCTGTTACTGAAAAGCGACCGCGTAACCAGGTCACCTGGACCCAGAAACTGGATCGGGTGCTGCTGCATCCGGTCTGGGGCTACGCTATTTTCGCGCTGATCCTGCTGCTGATCTTTCAGGCAATCTTTGCCTGGGCCGAACCGTTCATGGATGCCATCGATTCAGGCGTAGCCTGGCTGAACGGCGAGCTAAAATCCCGGCTTCCCGGTGGCCCGCTGACCGATCTGTTAACCGACGGAATCCTGGCGGGGATAGGCGGTATTCTGGTATTTATCCCGCAGATTGCTTTTCTGTTTCTGCTGGTCTCGCTGCTCGAAGAGTCGGGCTATATGTCGCGGGTGATGGTAATCATGGACCGGATCATGCGCAAATTTGGTCTGAATGGACGTAGTGTAGTGCCGCTGATTTCGGGTGTGGCCTGCGCCGTCCCCGCTATTATGACAACCCGGAGCATCGGTACCCGGCGCGACCGACTCATTACGATCCTGGTTACGCCACTTATGAGCTGCTCGGCCCGACTGCCGATCTACACGATCTTTATCGCGCTGGTAGTACCAAACCAGCGGGTGCTGGGTATTTTTAACCTGCAGGGCTTTGCCTTGATGGGGCTGTACCTGCTGGGCCTAGTGAGTGCCCTGCTGTCTGCGGCTGTTCTGAAACTGATCCTGCGTACTAAAGAACGGAGTTTCTTCATTATGGAGCTGCCTACGTTCAAGCTGCCCCGCTGGAACCATGTCGGCATTACGGTCTGGGACAGCGTTCGCTCGTTTGTCTGGGAAGCAGGTCGGGTCATTCTGGCGATTTCTATCGTCCTGTGGGTCCTGGCGAGCTACGGTCCTGGCAATTCGATGCAACAGGCCGAAGATCGGGTACGGCAGGAAAATAAAACGCTGGCTGACGAAGATTTACAGAATTACATTGCCTCGGAGCGGCTGGAGTCGTCCTACGCCGGTCGGTTTGGGCACTTTATCGAACCAGTTATCAAACCACTGGGTTACGACTGGAAAATCGGTATCGCCCTGCTCAGTTCTTTTGCCGCCCGCGAGGTGTTTGTCGGCACTATGTCCACTATCTATAGCATTGGCGACGGCGATGAGGAAGGCGTCACGATCCGTGAGCGACTTAAACAGGAACGTAATCCGGAAACTGGTGGACCGATGTACACTACCGCTGTGGCCTGGTCACTGCTTATTTTCTACGTTTTTGCCATGATGTGCATGAGCACGCTGGCCGCTACCCAGCGTGAGACCCGTAGCTGGACCTGGCCAGCCGTGCAGCTGGCATTTATGATGGTTCTGGCTTATGTATCAGCCTTCGCTACGTACCAGATTCTTCGTTAA
- a CDS encoding ferrous iron transport protein A has translation MSKRSVADLKIGERATIQSFSDQIMSLKLLEMGCLPGAEICLQCKAPLGDPLCLDVSGYCLSMRKSEAATILIEN, from the coding sequence ATGAGTAAGCGTAGCGTAGCTGATTTAAAAATTGGAGAACGGGCCACTATTCAGTCGTTCAGCGATCAGATTATGTCCCTGAAACTGCTGGAAATGGGCTGTCTGCCCGGGGCTGAAATCTGTCTGCAATGCAAAGCTCCATTGGGAGATCCACTCTGCCTGGACGTATCAGGCTACTGCCTGTCGATGCGCAAATCAGAAGCCGCTACGATTCTGATTGAGAATTAA
- a CDS encoding putative Ig domain-containing protein yields the protein MLQPLQRLSFFLFILLVSSVQAQPPGKAAAQTARLTTDLLNVPGGNSATVPSEVRGLDKLTRFQMRGDRIAIEAVAAPGWDANSLLQALQGLGLTDGRAYNQLVFGYIPINQLNILKTIPALRFVRPAYKPVHSAGRVTSQGDKAQKSDLARQRYGLTGTRSKIGILSDSYDARGGAAAGVASGDLPATVQVLEEYREPDASDEGRAMAEIVHDVAQGAAIAFNTAFTGQAGFAQGIRNLAAAGCNIIVDDVSYFAEPFFQDGVIAQAVDDVVTNNNVTYFSSAGNSGRSSYQSTYRNGGQLTHPTYGLLGNAHNFGGGDIYQRITIPAGGQVIIGFQWDDPFASVSGGAGARTDMDLLVYYNGMLIPFLSAANANIGGDPVEITGYANTSNAPISIDLVLVKYEGPDPGLIKWINFGSTVDVEYDTQSSTTFGHSNASRAIAVAAARYTNTPAFNSSLTTALVEDFSSAGGTPTLFTTTGARINGITGITRRKPELTGPNGGNNTFFGDDFEGDGFPNFFGTSASAPHVAAVAALLQERAGNSLAPSSVLSLLEETALDMDDPLTPGFDVGFDYRTGYGFVQADQAIQAIATGQPLALVQPLFNCQTGALTYQTTGGDGSRIEYQGIGITDWNPNPNQFLDAPVLADQNSKTVLLKARQSGREVTYLFDFRAYCQGSNGNQPPVLAIPIENQFAQRGTYFAYQFPANTFSDPNNDVLTYTATGLLDGLTFDAANRRISGTPTQAGTFPVTIVATDAGNLSAQAMFTLTVAPNGNTRPLALIAPLYDCGTGAITFRTVEGDGTPVTYFAIGIARTTPADASGIVEAELRADPKPIVIQATQSGTTVSYTFDLPGACGATNGNFRLVEPAYNCATGIFTFQVVNVAPGKTVEYYSVPGITGWSTNPTHPFNEDLRTAGDVKPFTLRARYVGEPASEVTLEWVRPAPCSAGARLAAADVTLQVIVLENPTASEFVEFNVTGVQGPSLQLRVLDSRGALISDQYVKTNDSTSRQRVSVGHSPGIYLLYVGTDMQQKTVKIIRQ from the coding sequence ATGCTACAACCACTACAGCGCCTTTCCTTTTTCCTGTTCATTCTTCTGGTCAGTAGTGTTCAGGCCCAGCCTCCTGGTAAGGCAGCAGCCCAAACAGCCCGGCTCACCACCGACCTGTTAAACGTTCCTGGTGGTAACTCGGCTACTGTTCCTTCCGAGGTTCGGGGGCTCGACAAACTGACCCGTTTTCAGATGCGGGGAGATCGTATTGCCATCGAAGCGGTGGCCGCTCCTGGCTGGGACGCTAATTCCCTCCTACAGGCGTTGCAGGGGCTGGGGCTAACGGACGGACGAGCGTATAACCAGCTGGTTTTCGGATACATACCGATAAATCAGTTAAATATCCTCAAAACGATTCCCGCACTACGGTTTGTCCGGCCTGCTTATAAGCCAGTCCATAGCGCAGGGCGCGTTACATCGCAGGGCGACAAGGCCCAGAAATCCGATCTTGCCCGGCAACGGTATGGCCTGACAGGAACCCGGTCTAAAATTGGGATTCTCTCCGATTCGTATGACGCACGGGGTGGTGCGGCTGCGGGGGTTGCCTCGGGCGATCTGCCTGCCACTGTTCAGGTACTGGAAGAGTATCGGGAACCCGACGCATCCGATGAAGGCCGGGCGATGGCCGAGATCGTCCACGACGTAGCACAGGGAGCCGCTATTGCGTTCAATACTGCGTTTACGGGTCAGGCTGGATTTGCGCAGGGCATCAGGAACCTGGCCGCAGCGGGTTGCAACATTATTGTTGACGACGTCAGCTACTTTGCGGAGCCGTTTTTTCAGGATGGCGTTATTGCGCAGGCCGTCGATGACGTCGTGACGAATAACAACGTAACGTATTTCTCCTCGGCAGGCAACTCCGGGCGATCGTCCTACCAGAGCACGTACCGGAACGGTGGTCAGTTAACTCATCCAACCTATGGCCTGCTGGGCAACGCCCATAATTTCGGCGGAGGAGACATTTACCAGCGTATTACGATTCCGGCCGGTGGTCAGGTCATTATTGGTTTTCAATGGGATGATCCCTTCGCGTCGGTCAGTGGCGGGGCCGGAGCACGTACCGACATGGATCTGCTGGTGTATTACAACGGCATGCTGATTCCGTTTTTGTCGGCAGCGAACGCCAACATTGGGGGCGACCCGGTTGAGATTACGGGGTACGCTAATACCTCAAACGCCCCGATCAGCATCGACCTTGTCCTCGTCAAATACGAAGGTCCCGATCCAGGGCTGATCAAATGGATCAACTTCGGCAGTACCGTTGATGTTGAATACGATACCCAGAGTTCAACCACGTTCGGCCACAGCAACGCCAGCCGGGCCATTGCCGTGGCGGCCGCTCGCTACACAAACACCCCCGCCTTCAATTCTTCGCTCACCACGGCGCTTGTCGAAGATTTTTCGTCGGCGGGGGGCACACCAACGCTGTTTACCACGACGGGTGCTCGGATCAACGGGATTACGGGAATCACCCGGCGTAAACCGGAACTTACCGGCCCTAATGGCGGCAATAACACCTTTTTTGGCGACGACTTTGAAGGCGACGGCTTTCCTAACTTCTTCGGTACGTCGGCTTCGGCCCCCCACGTTGCGGCCGTTGCTGCGCTGCTACAGGAACGCGCCGGAAATAGCCTCGCTCCTAGCAGCGTACTAAGTCTGCTGGAAGAAACGGCGCTGGACATGGACGACCCGCTCACGCCTGGTTTTGACGTAGGCTTTGATTACCGGACCGGCTACGGTTTTGTGCAGGCCGACCAGGCCATTCAAGCCATCGCGACTGGTCAGCCGCTGGCGCTGGTACAGCCTTTATTTAATTGTCAGACGGGTGCCCTGACGTACCAGACAACCGGCGGAGACGGCTCCCGCATTGAGTATCAGGGCATCGGCATTACCGATTGGAATCCAAACCCGAACCAGTTTCTGGACGCGCCCGTCCTGGCCGATCAAAACTCAAAAACGGTGTTATTGAAAGCACGGCAGAGCGGTCGCGAAGTGACGTATTTGTTTGATTTCCGGGCATACTGCCAGGGCAGCAACGGCAACCAGCCGCCCGTACTGGCTATCCCTATCGAAAACCAGTTTGCCCAGCGCGGCACGTATTTCGCGTACCAGTTCCCAGCCAATACCTTCTCAGACCCCAACAACGACGTGCTGACGTACACGGCTACAGGTCTGCTCGACGGTTTGACATTCGACGCTGCCAACCGACGGATCAGCGGCACACCTACGCAGGCCGGAACATTCCCCGTAACCATCGTGGCTACTGACGCCGGGAATCTATCGGCGCAGGCGATGTTTACCCTGACGGTAGCCCCCAACGGGAACACGCGTCCGCTGGCGCTCATTGCTCCGTTATATGACTGCGGAACAGGCGCCATTACGTTCCGGACCGTTGAAGGTGATGGCACGCCTGTAACGTATTTCGCCATCGGCATTGCCCGCACTACCCCCGCGGATGCATCTGGTATTGTTGAAGCCGAACTGCGGGCCGACCCCAAACCGATTGTTATCCAGGCTACACAAAGCGGCACAACGGTCAGCTACACCTTCGACCTACCGGGTGCCTGTGGCGCTACCAACGGCAATTTCAGACTAGTTGAACCAGCTTATAACTGCGCAACGGGCATCTTTACCTTTCAGGTGGTCAACGTAGCGCCGGGAAAAACGGTAGAATATTACTCGGTGCCGGGAATCACGGGCTGGAGCACCAACCCGACCCATCCGTTTAACGAAGACCTGCGCACCGCCGGTGATGTCAAGCCGTTCACGCTGCGGGCCCGCTACGTTGGCGAACCAGCGTCGGAGGTAACGCTGGAGTGGGTACGCCCGGCCCCCTGCTCAGCGGGTGCCCGCTTAGCCGCAGCCGACGTCACGTTGCAGGTCATCGTCCTGGAAAACCCAACGGCAAGCGAGTTCGTCGAATTTAATGTAACGGGTGTACAAGGTCCATCGCTGCAACTCCGCGTACTGGATAGCCGGGGGGCATTGATTAGCGACCAGTATGTTAAAACGAACGACAGCACCAGTCGCCAGCGGGTTTCTGTCGGGCATTCGCCAGGTATTTACCTACTGTACGTTGGTACCGATATGCAGCAGAAAACAGTAAAAATTATTCGGCAGTAA
- a CDS encoding sulfite exporter TauE/SafE family protein — protein sequence MDYELIGTLCGFAFVAGFIDAIIGGGGLIQTPAILFSLPQYPVPALIGTTKIPSLAGSTMGAFQYSRRVAVVGRFIGPMMAIAFGASWLGSLTLTLVPNYFMKPLALVILIGVFIYTLTKKDFGQMPLRVVSPRQQQIRMWLMGAIIGFYDGFFGPGTGSFLVLGFIALIGFDFLKASAHAKLVNASTNLASLLFFVNKGVILYSVAIPMAVANLTGAFLGARLAILKGNSFIRIFFLIVIAVTILRFAWDLWR from the coding sequence ATGGATTATGAGTTGATTGGTACGCTTTGTGGCTTTGCGTTTGTGGCCGGGTTTATTGACGCGATTATCGGTGGGGGCGGGTTAATTCAAACGCCAGCTATATTATTCAGCCTGCCGCAGTATCCGGTCCCGGCGCTGATTGGCACGACAAAAATTCCGTCGCTGGCGGGGAGTACAATGGGCGCTTTTCAGTATAGCCGACGCGTAGCGGTTGTCGGGCGCTTTATCGGCCCCATGATGGCGATTGCGTTTGGGGCGTCCTGGCTGGGTTCACTTACCCTGACGCTCGTGCCCAACTACTTTATGAAACCGCTGGCGCTGGTTATCCTGATCGGGGTTTTTATCTACACGCTCACCAAGAAAGACTTTGGCCAGATGCCCCTGCGCGTAGTATCGCCCCGGCAACAACAGATACGGATGTGGCTAATGGGAGCTATCATCGGTTTCTACGATGGCTTTTTCGGTCCGGGAACGGGGAGTTTTCTGGTGCTGGGATTTATTGCGCTGATTGGCTTCGATTTTCTGAAAGCCAGCGCCCATGCCAAGCTGGTCAACGCGTCGACCAATCTGGCCAGCCTGCTGTTTTTTGTCAACAAGGGCGTGATTCTCTACTCGGTTGCTATCCCGATGGCCGTCGCCAATCTGACGGGGGCGTTCCTGGGTGCCCGGCTGGCCATTCTGAAGGGCAACTCATTTATCCGAATCTTCTTCCTGATCGTCATTGCGGTTACGATCCTGCGCTTCGCCTGGGATTTGTGGCGCTGA
- a CDS encoding heme exporter protein CcmB: MGALMRKEFLLEWRQRYALNGMLLYIVGSVFVCYLSFNARSGKLTPIVWNTLFWIILLFSAINAIAKSFVQERAGRQLYYYTLASPQQIILAKIAYNTILMLVLALLGFGVYAFVLGNPVEDIGLYLVSLVLGAIGFSSSLTLVSGIASKAENPATLMAVLSFPIILPLLLMLLEISKNAMDGLDRSVSWDEAGIVLAIDAIVLTLSWLLFPFLWRS, translated from the coding sequence ATGGGTGCTTTGATGCGGAAGGAATTTCTGCTGGAGTGGCGGCAACGCTACGCGCTCAACGGCATGCTGCTGTATATCGTCGGGTCGGTGTTTGTTTGTTACCTGAGTTTCAACGCCCGTAGCGGTAAACTAACGCCTATCGTCTGGAACACGCTGTTCTGGATCATCCTGTTATTCAGCGCGATTAATGCTATTGCTAAGAGCTTTGTGCAGGAACGCGCCGGTCGCCAGCTGTATTACTATACCCTGGCGAGTCCGCAGCAGATCATCCTGGCTAAAATCGCCTACAACACGATTCTGATGCTGGTTCTGGCACTGCTGGGCTTTGGGGTGTATGCTTTCGTACTGGGCAATCCGGTAGAAGACATTGGCCTTTACCTGGTCAGTCTTGTGCTGGGCGCTATCGGCTTCTCGTCGTCGCTGACCCTGGTTTCGGGTATTGCCAGCAAAGCCGAAAACCCGGCGACGCTGATGGCGGTCCTGAGCTTTCCGATCATTCTGCCGCTGTTGCTGATGCTGCTGGAAATCTCCAAGAATGCCATGGACGGACTCGACCGAAGCGTGAGCTGGGACGAAGCCGGGATTGTGCTGGCGATTGATGCCATTGTACTCACCCTGTCCTGGTTGCTGTTTCCGTTTCTGTGGCGGAGTTAA
- the ccsA gene encoding cytochrome c biogenesis protein CcsA: protein MKKNWWKALAVLILSYVILQGLLGTVPRQPILNESIRNVYFHVPLWFGMIVLLLTSAIYSIKYLRSGKFDDDLIAVEFANTSILFGLLGCLTGSLWANFTWGEPWPNDPKLNSVAVGMLLYFAYLILRGSFDDEQRRARISAVYNIFAFAVFIPLIFIVPRLTDSLHPGNGGNPAFGKYDMDSRMRMVFYPAVIGFTLLGVWITELRVRMRRLRAALEE, encoded by the coding sequence ATGAAAAAAAACTGGTGGAAGGCCCTCGCCGTCCTGATTCTAAGCTACGTTATTCTGCAGGGTCTGCTGGGTACCGTACCCCGGCAACCCATTCTGAACGAGAGTATCCGGAACGTGTATTTTCATGTACCGCTCTGGTTTGGTATGATTGTTCTCCTGCTGACCTCGGCTATTTATTCAATCAAATACCTGCGCTCGGGCAAGTTTGACGATGATCTGATTGCGGTTGAATTTGCCAATACGTCGATTCTGTTCGGGCTGCTGGGCTGCCTGACGGGCTCGCTCTGGGCTAATTTTACCTGGGGAGAGCCTTGGCCAAATGACCCAAAACTGAACAGCGTCGCTGTAGGCATGCTGCTTTATTTCGCTTACCTAATTCTGCGCGGCTCATTCGACGACGAGCAGCGCCGGGCGCGAATCTCGGCCGTCTATAACATTTTTGCCTTTGCTGTTTTCATTCCGCTTATTTTCATCGTCCCCCGCCTGACCGATTCGCTGCATCCCGGCAACGGTGGTAACCCAGCTTTCGGGAAGTACGACATGGACAGCCGGATGCGCATGGTATTTTACCCGGCCGTCATCGGTTTCACGCTACTGGGCGTCTGGATTACCGAACTACGCGTTCGGATGCGTCGTCTTCGGGCGGCCCTGGAGGAATGA
- a CDS encoding CcmD family protein has protein sequence MSLFTNVLTALQQPVEEGVAMADQLRADGKIWVVVAVIAAVFAGIIIYLIRLDSQLGKLEKEVASHTSNTRRKAQGIS, from the coding sequence ATGAGTTTATTTACGAATGTCCTGACTGCCTTACAGCAACCCGTTGAAGAAGGCGTCGCTATGGCCGATCAACTGCGGGCCGATGGTAAAATCTGGGTTGTGGTCGCTGTGATTGCGGCCGTCTTTGCGGGTATTATCATTTACCTGATCCGGCTCGACAGCCAGCTCGGCAAGCTGGAAAAAGAAGTAGCTTCTCATACCAGCAATACGCGTCGTAAAGCGCAGGGTATTAGTTAA
- a CDS encoding cytochrome c maturation protein CcmE: MKITHILGIIVIAIAIGIIVSTAGDASAYVNFKQASELAKDGNDKLIHIVGKAPKDAQGHVTDVVYNPQIDPNYFEFTLIDNDNHSERVVYNSPKPQDFDRSEQIVVVGNMEGDHFKCNKILLKCPSKYQDGKLETTEHEVKTAQL, from the coding sequence ATGAAAATTACCCATATCCTCGGTATCATCGTCATCGCGATTGCCATTGGCATCATTGTCTCAACAGCCGGTGACGCTAGTGCGTATGTCAACTTCAAGCAGGCATCTGAGCTGGCAAAGGACGGCAACGACAAACTAATTCACATTGTCGGCAAAGCGCCTAAAGACGCTCAGGGACACGTAACGGATGTCGTCTACAACCCTCAAATCGACCCGAACTACTTTGAGTTCACGCTCATCGATAACGATAATCATTCGGAGCGGGTCGTGTACAACAGTCCTAAACCACAGGACTTCGATCGTTCTGAGCAGATCGTGGTAGTCGGCAACATGGAAGGTGATCACTTCAAGTGCAACAAGATCCTGCTGAAATGTCCATCCAAATACCAGGACGGTAAGCTGGAAACCACCGAACACGAAGTCAAAACGGCACAACTATGA